In the Enterobacter cloacae subsp. cloacae ATCC 13047 genome, CCATTATCAAGCCCACCAGCAGGTGAGCTTTGTCATGGCTAGCAATCGGCATCTGGACGCGCTACAGCACGACAGGCCCACATGCAGGCCTCCTGCATTTTGGTACGCGCAATGGCTAGGCAACGCAGCGCTTCAGCACGCTCGCCAGCCTCCTGAGATTTGGCCTCTACAACCTCGATAGAGAGGTGAGTGCGTTCGATATCGAGCTTCTCACAAAAGTCACGGCTAATTTCTTTCAGCTCATTCATTTGCGCGATA is a window encoding:
- a CDS encoding DUF7681 family protein encodes the protein MSEAKPEDGSTVKGYRTLTADDIAQMNELKEISRDFCEKLDIERTHLSIEVVEAKSQEAGERAEALRCLAIARTKMQEACMWACRAVARPDADC